Below is a genomic region from Isosphaeraceae bacterium EP7.
CGATGAGTCGGCAGGACGGACGGTGCAGAGTAGGTCGGGCCTGCGCCGGGGCGCGAGGTCGGGTCGTTTCTTCGCGAGTCGGGCGAGACTAAGATGACCCTCCGGCGCGACCGGCTGGCCGGCGCGCAACCCGAGCTTCCGACGATTTTTACCAGTCCAGAAGGACGGCACCTCGATGATTCCGACGATCCGAAGACGGGGCCGATGCGCCCTACTGGCGATGGCGGCCCTTGCCGGCATGGGGATGAGCGAGGGGCGGGCGTATGCGGCCGAGGATCGGCTCGTGATCGAGGGCAAGGACGGGCCGGGCAAGGGGAAGCACGTCGTCCTGGTCAGCGGAGATGAGGAATACCGATCCGAGGAGGGCCTGACTCAACTGGCCAAGATCCTGGCCGCCCACCACGGCTTCAAGTGCACCGTGCTGTTCGCGGTCAACCCGAAGGACGGCACGATCGACCCCAATCAAGGGGATAACATCCCCGGGCTCGAAGCGCTGGACCATGCCGATCTGATGATCCTGCTGACTCGGTTCCGCCACCTGCCCGACGCCCAGATGAAGCACATCGCCGACTACGTGGAGAGCGGCCGGCCGATCGTCGGCCTGCGCACGGCGACGCATGCGTTCGACAACAAGAATGGCCCGTACGCCCGGTTCGGCTGGACGAGCAAGGAGCCGGGCTGGGAAGGGGGCTTCGGCCGCAGGGTACTCGGCGAGACCTGGATTAACCACCACGGCGCCCACGGGTCGCAGAGCACGCGGGGCATCCTGGCCCCCGGTGCGGCGGGCAGCCCGATCCTCAAGGGGATCTCCGACGGCGAGATCTGGGGACCGACCGACGTCTACGAAGTGCGCCTCCCCTTGACCGGCGACGCCGTCCCCCTGGTGCTGGGCGAGGTCCTGGAAGGGATGAAGCCCGACGCCAAGCCCCTACCAGGGCCCAAGAATCACCCGATGATGCCCGTCGCCTGGACCCGCACCTACACCCCCGAGGGGGGCAAGCCCGCGAGGATCTTCAACACCACGATGGGCTCGTCGACGGACCTCCAGAACGAGGCCCTGCGCCGCCTGCTGGTCAACGCCGCTTACTGGGCGACGGGGCTGGAGGGGCAGATCCCCGATCGCTCGAAGGTGGAC
It encodes:
- a CDS encoding ThuA domain-containing protein — protein: MIPTIRRRGRCALLAMAALAGMGMSEGRAYAAEDRLVIEGKDGPGKGKHVVLVSGDEEYRSEEGLTQLAKILAAHHGFKCTVLFAVNPKDGTIDPNQGDNIPGLEALDHADLMILLTRFRHLPDAQMKHIADYVESGRPIVGLRTATHAFDNKNGPYARFGWTSKEPGWEGGFGRRVLGETWINHHGAHGSQSTRGILAPGAAGSPILKGISDGEIWGPTDVYEVRLPLTGDAVPLVLGEVLEGMKPDAKPLPGPKNHPMMPVAWTRTYTPEGGKPARIFNTTMGSSTDLQNEALRRLLVNAAYWATGLEGQIPDRSKVDLVGTYEPLPFGNNKFKKAVKPADLAGE